TATGTTgtggcttttgtttattttttttttttcttagccaCATCATGGAACATTTGGAAGGTGTTATTGAGAAACCGGAATCTGAGATGTCTCCACAAGAGTTGCAGCTTCATTACTTCAAAATGCATGATTATGATGGCAATAATTTGCTAGATGGGTTAGAGCTTGCTACTGCTATATCACATGTCCACAAAGAGGTAGGTGGAATTTTGTAACAGCATGTGTGTTTGGAAACAGTTCTGACTCTCTAAAAGCAGCTCACAAGAGAACAGAACAGTTACAACACATCTTCGGTGCAGTTACAGTTTTGcctggaaatgagatttttttttttttttcccctgatagtTTTGGTTTGATTTATAAATGTGCTAGCTTTATCACAGCTTTTCGTATCACATTGCAGTTTTCAAGAAGTCTCCATCGTAGTTTAAACTTTAGAGCGAGGAAGGACTGTAGAATGAAAATGATTTGACAGAGGGGATACTTTGGTAGGCAAGGATGGGGGAGAAAGGGAATTTGTCCAAAATGGGATAGTGCTGATGAGGGTTTATAGAAATAGCATGTGATATGATGCTGGTCAAGGTTTTAAGGCTGCTGTTTTCAACTTCAAACTGATACTGCCGTGGATACACAGACTATAAGAGACCTCTTGCACAAAATTAATATTAGAAGAACCAGTCACggtctgcctttgttttcttcacctttttctaAACGCAAATTCTCTTTCCAGCTAGGAACGTTTAAGGACAAAGTAGGAAGATAGAATCCTTAGGAAGACAATACTAACACATTATCTCGTACAGACCTTTTGGAAGTTACAATTCAGAATAGCGTAACTTCCTGTGTACACCTGTGGCAAAAAATACCTAGCCAAGAACAGAATAATGACTTGCTGTTTCTTGTGCAAAGGCACCTCTTTGTATTCCCATTTGCTCGTAAGGGGTGATACTAAGAATTTTACtgacttcaagctacagcgctggATTTTTTCACTACTCTGTTACTGTCAAGCTCTGCGTTTTGCAAGTTCTGACACACAGGAAGATGTTTCTCTACTGTATAGAAACTACAGTGTCTATACTACATCAAGATCCAAATTAAGGATACATCTGTTAGATTATTATCCATCATTATACACTGTGCTATTTAGCTTTTAGAACTTTTGGCTCAGAATATTAACTGGATACAGAGTGCTTGTTCTGAAGT
The Mycteria americana isolate JAX WOST 10 ecotype Jacksonville Zoo and Gardens chromosome 3, USCA_MyAme_1.0, whole genome shotgun sequence genome window above contains:
- the MCFD2 gene encoding multiple coagulation factor deficiency protein 2 isoform X3, which codes for MEHLEGVIEKPESEMSPQELQLHYFKMHDYDGNNLLDGLELATAISHVHKEEGGEHTQAMKEEELISLIDDVLRDDDKNNDGYIDYAEFAKSLE